A window from Culex pipiens pallens isolate TS chromosome 3, TS_CPP_V2, whole genome shotgun sequence encodes these proteins:
- the LOC120422488 gene encoding transport and Golgi organization protein 11 isoform X2 produces the protein MARSASPGGFSNYEDDALYQNAAFTHDISEQMRVPKRIRATGGSYFDDEPELLSNGNGEINSWNYHNKIEMNVPDRIVVLGQDQHLGTKSAPREIMLENSILPKDPGFVRVSTPPRVITLSEHHFPSASDELEDEDRDLTMRGDGGDDDDYEPRSLDSMLGAEAVGGGGGSVGKGGQRQRQQQQQRFGAGRGVNGELQRKTAFAKHNSSELVLGRSFREETPTFGGSVENLTPAEEMTHMRRTVAKINRRLLAVEIDNAQRQQREKIIYCVGLAYLLLKTFMWLSRK, from the exons ATGGCACGCTCCGCCAGTCCGGGAGGCTTCTCCAACTACGAGGACGATGCACTGTACCAGAACGCCGCCTTCACGCACGACATCAGCGAGCAGATGCGCGTTCCGAAGCGGATCCGGGCCACGGGCGGGTCCTACTTTGACGACGAGCCGGAACTGCTGTCGAATGGGAACGGGGAGATTAACTCGTGGAATTACCATAACAAAATCGAGATGAACGTTCCGGACCGGATTGTGGTCCTCGGGCAGGATCAGCACCTAG GCACGAAATCTGCCCCGCGCGAAATCATGCTGGAGAACTCCATCCTGCCGAAGGATCCGGGCTTTGTGCGGGTGTCAACGCCGCCGAGGGTCATCACGCTGTCCGAGCACCACTTCCCGTCCGCTTCGGATGAACTCGAGGACGAGGACAGGGATTTGACGATGAGGGGGGATggcggcgacgacgatgatTACGAGCCGCGCTCGCTGGACTCGATGCTTGGGGCGGAGGCCGTTGGAGGTGGCGGCGGAAGTGTTGGCAAAGGGGGACAACGccaacggcagcagcagcagcagcggttcGGCGCTGGGAGGGGCGTCAACGGGGAGCTGCAGCGGAAGACGGCATTCGCCAAGCACAACAGTTCCGAGCTGGTGCTCGGAAGGAG TTTCCGCGAGGAGACGCCCACGTTCGGCGGTAGCGTCGAGAACCTAACGCCGGCCGAGGAGATGACCCACATGCGGCGCACGGTGGCCAAGATTAACCGGCGGCTGCTGGCCGTCGAGATTGACAACGCGCAGCGGCAGCAGCGCGAAAAGATCATTTACTGCGTCGGGCTCGCTTACTTGCTACTTAAGACGTTCATGTGGCTCAGTCGGAAGTaa
- the LOC120422488 gene encoding transport and Golgi organization protein 11 isoform X1 has translation MARSASPGGFSNYEDDALYQNAAFTHDISEQMRVPKRIRATGGSYFDDEPELLSNGNGEINSWNYHNKIEMNVPDRIVVLGQDQHLVLTSGTKSAPREIMLENSILPKDPGFVRVSTPPRVITLSEHHFPSASDELEDEDRDLTMRGDGGDDDDYEPRSLDSMLGAEAVGGGGGSVGKGGQRQRQQQQQRFGAGRGVNGELQRKTAFAKHNSSELVLGRSFREETPTFGGSVENLTPAEEMTHMRRTVAKINRRLLAVEIDNAQRQQREKIIYCVGLAYLLLKTFMWLSRK, from the exons ATGGCACGCTCCGCCAGTCCGGGAGGCTTCTCCAACTACGAGGACGATGCACTGTACCAGAACGCCGCCTTCACGCACGACATCAGCGAGCAGATGCGCGTTCCGAAGCGGATCCGGGCCACGGGCGGGTCCTACTTTGACGACGAGCCGGAACTGCTGTCGAATGGGAACGGGGAGATTAACTCGTGGAATTACCATAACAAAATCGAGATGAACGTTCCGGACCGGATTGTGGTCCTCGGGCAGGATCAGCACCTAG TTCTCACGTCAGGCACGAAATCTGCCCCGCGCGAAATCATGCTGGAGAACTCCATCCTGCCGAAGGATCCGGGCTTTGTGCGGGTGTCAACGCCGCCGAGGGTCATCACGCTGTCCGAGCACCACTTCCCGTCCGCTTCGGATGAACTCGAGGACGAGGACAGGGATTTGACGATGAGGGGGGATggcggcgacgacgatgatTACGAGCCGCGCTCGCTGGACTCGATGCTTGGGGCGGAGGCCGTTGGAGGTGGCGGCGGAAGTGTTGGCAAAGGGGGACAACGccaacggcagcagcagcagcagcggttcGGCGCTGGGAGGGGCGTCAACGGGGAGCTGCAGCGGAAGACGGCATTCGCCAAGCACAACAGTTCCGAGCTGGTGCTCGGAAGGAG TTTCCGCGAGGAGACGCCCACGTTCGGCGGTAGCGTCGAGAACCTAACGCCGGCCGAGGAGATGACCCACATGCGGCGCACGGTGGCCAAGATTAACCGGCGGCTGCTGGCCGTCGAGATTGACAACGCGCAGCGGCAGCAGCGCGAAAAGATCATTTACTGCGTCGGGCTCGCTTACTTGCTACTTAAGACGTTCATGTGGCTCAGTCGGAAGTaa